The Rhodobacter sp. CZR27 genome includes a window with the following:
- the dapD gene encoding 2,3,4,5-tetrahydropyridine-2,6-dicarboxylate N-succinyltransferase → MTSAALETAIEAAWEVRDTITPDTKGEVRDAVEATLEALDKGELRVAEKRGADWHVNQWAKKAVLLGFRLHDMELHDGGPQGGGWWDKVDSKFAGWRKKDWRKAGFRAVPNCIVRRSAYIGKGVVLMPSFVNLGAYVDEGTMVDTWATVGSCAQIGKNVHLSGGVGIGGVLEPMQAGPTIIEDNCFIGARSEVVEGCIVREGSVLGMGVFIGKSTKIVDRETGEVMYGEVPAGSVVVAGSMPSKGGINLYCAVIVKKVDAQTRSKTSINELLRD, encoded by the coding sequence ATGACGAGTGCTGCCCTCGAGACCGCGATCGAAGCCGCCTGGGAGGTTCGCGACACGATCACGCCGGACACCAAGGGCGAGGTGCGCGACGCGGTCGAGGCGACGCTCGAGGCGTTGGACAAGGGAGAGCTGCGCGTGGCCGAGAAGCGCGGCGCGGACTGGCACGTGAACCAGTGGGCGAAGAAGGCGGTCCTGCTCGGCTTCCGGCTGCATGACATGGAGCTGCACGACGGCGGCCCGCAGGGCGGCGGCTGGTGGGACAAGGTGGACAGCAAGTTCGCCGGGTGGCGCAAGAAGGACTGGCGCAAGGCGGGCTTCCGTGCGGTGCCGAACTGCATCGTCCGCCGCTCGGCCTATATCGGCAAGGGTGTGGTGCTGATGCCGTCCTTCGTGAACCTCGGCGCCTATGTCGACGAGGGCACGATGGTCGACACCTGGGCCACCGTCGGCTCCTGCGCGCAGATCGGCAAGAACGTCCACCTGTCCGGCGGCGTGGGCATTGGCGGCGTGCTGGAGCCGATGCAGGCCGGCCCCACGATCATCGAGGACAACTGCTTCATCGGCGCGCGGTCCGAAGTGGTCGAGGGCTGCATCGTCCGCGAGGGCTCGGTGCTGGGCATGGGCGTCTTCATCGGAAAGTCCACCAAGATCGTGGACCGCGAGACGGGCGAGGTCATGTATGGCGAGGTGCCCGCGGGCTCGGTCGTGGTGGCGGGTTCGATGCCGTCGAAGGGCGGCATCAACCTCTACTGCGCGGTGATCGTCAAGAAGGTGGACGCGCAGACCCGCTCCAAGACCTCGATCAACGAGCTTCTGCGCGACTGA
- a CDS encoding TIGR00730 family Rossman fold protein, with translation MKDDRRHPFRDSSQDMETAHRVPDTPQSRAPAYRLAFSDVEFLMRDELRPVRLQLELMKPQIVMDERGIVSTVVMFGGARIPSPERKETASHPGLAELAPYYDEARKFARAVTERSMETYGREFVIVTGGGPGVMEAGNLGAHEAGGQSIGLNIVLPHEQAPNAYVTPDLSFNFHYFAIRKMHFLMRARAVVVFPGGFGTLDEMFESLTLIQTKRMKPIPFLLFGKAFWEKIINWQALAEIGTISPEDLRLFRFVETADEALEALDEWD, from the coding sequence ATGAAGGATGACCGCCGCCACCCGTTCCGCGACAGCTCGCAGGACATGGAGACCGCCCACCGGGTGCCGGACACGCCGCAGAGCCGTGCGCCGGCCTATCGTCTTGCCTTTTCGGATGTCGAGTTCCTCATGCGGGACGAGCTGCGCCCGGTGCGGCTGCAGCTGGAGTTGATGAAGCCGCAGATCGTGATGGACGAACGCGGCATCGTCTCGACCGTGGTGATGTTCGGCGGCGCCCGCATCCCCTCGCCCGAGCGCAAGGAGACCGCCAGCCACCCCGGCCTCGCCGAACTCGCGCCCTACTATGACGAGGCACGCAAATTCGCCCGTGCCGTGACCGAGCGCAGCATGGAAACCTACGGGCGCGAGTTCGTGATCGTCACCGGCGGCGGGCCCGGCGTGATGGAGGCGGGAAACCTCGGCGCGCACGAGGCCGGCGGGCAGTCCATCGGGCTGAACATCGTGCTGCCGCACGAACAGGCGCCGAATGCCTATGTCACGCCGGACCTGTCGTTCAACTTCCACTACTTCGCCATCCGCAAGATGCACTTCCTGATGCGGGCGCGGGCGGTGGTGGTCTTCCCCGGCGGCTTCGGCACGCTCGACGAGATGTTCGAGAGCCTGACGCTGATCCAGACCAAGCGGATGAAGCCCATCCCCTTCCTGCTGTTCGGCAAGGCCTTCTGGGAAAAGATCATCAACTGGCAGGCGCTGGCCGAGATCGGCACCATCTCGCCCGAGGACCTCCGCCTCTTCCGCTTCGTCGAGACCGCGGACGAGGCGCTCGAGGCGCTGGACGAGTGGGACTGA
- a CDS encoding DUF2794 domain-containing protein, which produces MTVQPPIPFAPHSLDQVRFDRQELGLILALYGRMVAMGEWRDYGISHLQDMAVFSVFRRTAESPLYRIEKRPRLRTRQGMFAVVGMDGQILRRGHDLAQVLRVLERKLIRPVE; this is translated from the coding sequence ATGACTGTCCAGCCGCCGATCCCCTTCGCCCCGCACAGCCTCGACCAGGTACGGTTCGACCGGCAGGAACTGGGGCTGATCCTCGCTCTCTATGGCCGGATGGTGGCGATGGGAGAGTGGCGCGACTACGGCATCTCCCACCTGCAGGACATGGCGGTCTTCTCGGTGTTCCGGCGGACGGCGGAAAGCCCGCTCTACCGGATCGAGAAACGCCCGAGGCTCCGCACCCGGCAGGGCATGTTCGCCGTGGTGGGGATGGACGGGCAGATCCTGCGCCGCGGGCATGATCTGGCCCAGGTGCTCCGCGTGCTGGAACGCAAGCTCATCCGTCCGGTCGAATAG